CGCTTCTCGGTGGGCAGATCCGCGGTGAGGACGGCCAGTTCGTCGGACCGGCGGGCGGCCAGCGCCAGTTCCATGCGACGGATGAACGTGTCGTGCGAGAGCCGGCCCAGAGCGACCCCTTCCCGGAGCGCCTTCAGCGCCCTGTCGCGCTCCGCGTCGGAGAGGCGCGGCGGGTACGTGTGGAACTCGAAGGACGACGTCACGTTCGTGATTGTCGGGCAGCGCGCGCGGGGTGTCCACAAAACGCTGAAACGGCGGCCCGCCGGGCCGACCTGACGACACGCTCGGGAAAGGTGGGGATTCGAGCGCGGACCGCCGGCGTTTGAAGCACCATGGGACGGGCTACGTCCCGGTGAGCACCGCTCGGCAGAGTAAGGGGATCCGTCCGTGCACTTCGAGGTGTGGGCACCGCAGGCCAGTCGCGTGACGCTCCAGTGCGACTCGGGCACGCGCGCGCTGGAGCGCGATCCGGAGCGCACGGGCTGGTGGTCCGGCGAGGCCGACGCCCGGGACGGGTCGCGTTACGGCTTCGCCGTGGACGACGGCCCCGTGCTGCCCGACCCGCGCTCGCGCCGCCAGCCGGACGGCCCGGACGGGCTGAGCGCCGTCGTCGACCACGGGCTCCACACCTGGCACACCGAGTGGGCGGGCCGCGCGCTGCCGGGAGCGGTCCTGTACGAGCTGCACGTCGGCACATACACGCCGGAGGGCACCCTGGACGCGGCGGCCGAGCGGCTCGGCCACCTCGTGGAACTGGGCGTCACGCACGTCGAGTTGATGCCGCTGTGCCCGTTCCCCGGGCGGCACGGCTGGGGCTACGAGGGGGTCTCGCTGTGGGCCGTGCACGAGCCGTACGGCGGCCCCGAGGCGCTGAAGCGCTTTGTCGACCGGGCGCACGCGGTCGGTCTCGGTGTGGTCCTGGACGTCGTGCACAACCACCTGGGACCGTCCGGCAACTATCTGCCCGCCTTCGGCCCGTACTTCACGGACACACACCAGACGCCCTGGGGCTCCGCGGTGAACCTGGACGCGCCCGGCTCGGACGAGGTGCGCGCGTATCTGCTCGGCAGCGCGCTGGCCTGGCTGCGCGACTACCGGATCGACGGGCTGCGGCTGGACGCGGTGCACGCGCTGCGGGACACGCGCGCGTGCCACTTCCTGGAGGAGCTGTCGAAGGCGGTGGACCTCCTCGCCGCCGACCTGGGCCGTCCGCTGTCGCTGATCGCCGAGTCCGATCTCAACGACCCGCGGATCGTCACCCCGCGCACGGGCGGCGGCCTCGGACTGCACGCGCAGTGGAGCGACGACTTCCACCACGCCCTGCACACGGCACTGACCGGTGAGTCGCAGGGCTACTACGAGGACTTCGCGCGGGCCCCGTTCGCGGCGCTCGCCAAGACGCTCTCGGGCGGCTACTTCCACGACGGCACGTACTCGACCTTCCGGGGCCGCGCGCACGGCCGCCCGCTCGACCGCACAGGGGTCGCCGCGCACCGGCTGCTCGGCTACACGCAGACCCACGACCAGGTCGGCAACCGCGCCCAGGGGGACCGCCTTTCGGCCTCCCTCTCCCCCGGGCTGCTCGCCTGCGGCGCCGCCCTGATGCTCACCGGGCCGTTCACGCCGATGCTGTTCATGGGCGAGGAGTGGGCGGCGGGCACCCCGTGGCAGTTCTTCACCGACCACACGGACGCGGACCTCGCGGAGGCCGTACGGCGGGGCCGGCGCCGGGAGTTCACGTCGCACGGCTGGGCCGAGGAGGACGTGCCGGACCCCCAGGACCCGGCGACCCGTGACCGCTCCTGCCTCGACTGGTCGGAGCCCGAACGCGGGCCGCACGCGCGCGTGCTGGCCTGGTACCGGGATCTGATCGCCCTGCGCCACGCCCAGCCCGACCTCACCGACCCGGACCTCTCGGACATCAAGGTCGCGTACGACGAGGAGGCCCGCTGGCTCGCCTTCCGGCGCGGCGACGTACGTGTCGTGGCGAACCTCGCCCCGAAGTCCGCGGCGATCCCCCTGGGCCCTCGGCGGGCGCGGGTGCTGGCCGCCTGGGAACCGGTCGAACTGCCGGGCGCGGACGGGTTGCTGCACGTTCCCGGGGAGTCCTGCGTGGTGCTT
The DNA window shown above is from Streptomyces sp. NBC_01451 and carries:
- the treZ gene encoding malto-oligosyltrehalose trehalohydrolase, with the protein product MHFEVWAPQASRVTLQCDSGTRALERDPERTGWWSGEADARDGSRYGFAVDDGPVLPDPRSRRQPDGPDGLSAVVDHGLHTWHTEWAGRALPGAVLYELHVGTYTPEGTLDAAAERLGHLVELGVTHVELMPLCPFPGRHGWGYEGVSLWAVHEPYGGPEALKRFVDRAHAVGLGVVLDVVHNHLGPSGNYLPAFGPYFTDTHQTPWGSAVNLDAPGSDEVRAYLLGSALAWLRDYRIDGLRLDAVHALRDTRACHFLEELSKAVDLLAADLGRPLSLIAESDLNDPRIVTPRTGGGLGLHAQWSDDFHHALHTALTGESQGYYEDFARAPFAALAKTLSGGYFHDGTYSTFRGRAHGRPLDRTGVAAHRLLGYTQTHDQVGNRAQGDRLSASLSPGLLACGAALMLTGPFTPMLFMGEEWAAGTPWQFFTDHTDADLAEAVRRGRRREFTSHGWAEEDVPDPQDPATRDRSCLDWSEPERGPHARVLAWYRDLIALRHAQPDLTDPDLSDIKVAYDEEARWLAFRRGDVRVVANLAPKSAAIPLGPRRARVLAAWEPVELPGADGLLHVPGESCVVLEQG